A genomic region of Mycobacterium senriense contains the following coding sequences:
- a CDS encoding FAD-dependent oxidoreductase, producing MVIGGSIAGLCAARVLSDSYTRVTIYERDELPAEPANRATVPQDRHLHMLMARGANEFEDLFPGLLDDMVDAGVLKLENRPDCIHLGAAGHVLGTGQTLRDEFTAYVPSRPHLEWQLRKRVRNLDNVTVARRSVAEPRFDRARQRVTGVLLDSAGPDGDDPEFVAADLVVDAAGRGTRLPAWLTDWGFERPVEQAVDIGIHYATQRFAIPDGLIAEKVVVAGASHDQSLGLGMLCYEDRTWVLTTFGVANAKPPRTFPEMLELARRLLPSHFHAALMRAEPLGDPAFHAFPASKWRRYDKLDRLPAGIIAFGDAVASFNPTFGQGMTMTSLQAAHLRRALQFPDDRVAAELNRATAKSTFPVWMMNAIADVTFHHAGTKGPIPWWWRPSGGLFDQFLGAAETEPVLAEWFLRRFSLLDSLYLVPPPRIIGRAMAHNLRLWLSERRDAAKRRRAVAIASVAQPGEAGRHHQS from the coding sequence GTGGTCATCGGGGGCAGCATCGCCGGTCTTTGCGCGGCGCGGGTGCTGTCCGATTCGTATACGCGGGTGACGATCTATGAGCGCGACGAGTTACCGGCCGAACCGGCGAACCGGGCGACGGTGCCCCAGGACCGGCACCTGCACATGCTGATGGCCCGCGGGGCCAACGAATTCGAGGACCTTTTCCCGGGCCTGCTGGACGACATGGTGGACGCCGGCGTGCTCAAACTCGAGAACCGGCCCGACTGCATTCACCTGGGCGCCGCGGGTCACGTGCTGGGCACCGGGCAGACCCTGCGCGACGAGTTCACCGCTTATGTGCCCAGCCGTCCGCACCTGGAATGGCAGTTGCGCAAAAGGGTTCGCAACCTTGACAACGTCACCGTGGCGCGCCGCTCGGTGGCCGAGCCCCGGTTCGACCGCGCGCGGCAACGGGTGACCGGCGTGCTGCTGGATTCCGCCGGCCCCGACGGCGACGACCCGGAGTTCGTCGCCGCGGACCTCGTCGTCGACGCGGCCGGCCGCGGGACCCGGCTGCCGGCGTGGCTGACGGATTGGGGATTCGAGCGCCCGGTCGAGCAGGCGGTGGACATCGGCATTCATTACGCCACCCAGCGGTTCGCCATCCCCGATGGGCTGATCGCCGAGAAGGTGGTGGTCGCCGGCGCTTCCCATGACCAGTCGCTGGGGCTGGGCATGCTGTGCTACGAGGACCGCACCTGGGTGCTGACCACATTCGGCGTGGCAAACGCCAAACCGCCGAGGACGTTTCCGGAGATGCTGGAGTTGGCCCGGCGGCTGCTGCCCTCCCACTTCCACGCCGCGCTGATGCGGGCCGAGCCGCTGGGCGACCCGGCGTTTCACGCCTTCCCGGCCAGCAAGTGGCGGCGCTACGACAAGCTGGACCGCCTGCCGGCCGGCATCATCGCCTTCGGCGACGCGGTGGCCAGCTTCAATCCCACCTTCGGCCAGGGCATGACGATGACCTCGCTGCAGGCCGCGCATCTGCGGCGCGCGCTGCAGTTCCCCGACGATCGGGTTGCCGCGGAACTGAATCGGGCCACCGCAAAGAGCACCTTCCCGGTGTGGATGATGAACGCGATCGCTGACGTCACGTTCCACCATGCCGGCACCAAGGGGCCGATCCCCTGGTGGTGGCGGCCCTCAGGTGGCCTGTTCGATCAGTTCCTGGGCGCCGCGGAGACCGAACCCGTTCTGGCGGAATGGTTTCTGCGACGGTTCTCGCTGCTCGACAGCCTCTATTTGGTTCCGCCGCCGCGGATCATCGGCCGCGCGATGGCGCACAACCTGCGGCTATGGCTCAGCGAACGGCGCGACGCCGCCAAACGGCGGCGGGCCGTGGCGATCGCAAGCGTGGCGCAGCCGGGCGAAGCGGGTCGCCACCATCAGAGCTAG
- the manA gene encoding mannose-6-phosphate isomerase, class I, with translation MELLRGALRTYAWGSRTAIAEFTERPVPAAHPEAELWFGAHPGDPAWLETDNGEITLLEALGEDPEGQLGPVSRARFGDVLPFLVKVLAADEPLSLQAHPSAAQAAEGYMREERVGIPLNSPVRNYRDMSHKPELLVALHPFEALAGFRQASRTVELLRALAVSDLDPYIDLLNDQSDADGLRALFTTWITAPQPDIDVLVTAVLDGAIAYLSSGATEFAAEAKTVLELGERYPGDAGVLAALLLNRVSLAPGEAIFVSAGNLHTYLRGFAVEVMANSDNVLRGGLTPKHVDVPELLRVLDFTPTTEEQLRPRIRREGFGLIYETKADEFAVALLELDDEYVGHEVDATCSHDGPQILLCSQGSTTVCGKSGSLTLKRGMAAWVAADDAPIRLVAHEPTKLFRATVGL, from the coding sequence GTGGAACTGCTTCGCGGTGCCTTGAGAACGTACGCCTGGGGTTCGCGTACTGCCATCGCCGAATTCACCGAGCGTCCGGTGCCGGCGGCGCACCCCGAGGCGGAGCTCTGGTTCGGGGCGCACCCCGGCGATCCGGCGTGGCTGGAGACGGACAACGGCGAAATCACGTTGCTCGAGGCGCTCGGCGAGGACCCGGAGGGACAGCTCGGACCGGTGTCGCGGGCGCGCTTCGGCGACGTGTTGCCGTTCCTGGTGAAGGTGCTGGCCGCCGACGAGCCGCTGTCCCTGCAGGCCCACCCGAGCGCCGCGCAGGCGGCCGAGGGCTACATGCGCGAGGAGCGGGTCGGCATCCCGCTGAACTCGCCGGTGCGCAACTACCGCGACATGTCGCACAAGCCCGAGCTGCTGGTCGCGCTGCACCCGTTCGAGGCGCTGGCCGGATTCCGGCAGGCCTCGCGCACCGTCGAGTTGTTGCGGGCCCTGGCCGTCTCCGACCTCGACCCCTACATCGATCTGCTGAACGACCAGTCCGACGCCGACGGTCTGCGCGCGCTGTTCACCACCTGGATCACCGCCCCGCAGCCCGACATCGACGTGCTGGTGACGGCCGTGCTGGACGGCGCCATCGCCTACCTCAGTTCGGGGGCAACCGAATTCGCCGCCGAGGCCAAGACGGTGCTCGAGCTCGGCGAACGCTATCCCGGTGACGCGGGCGTGCTGGCGGCACTGCTGCTGAACCGCGTCAGCCTGGCGCCCGGCGAGGCCATCTTCGTCTCCGCCGGCAACCTGCACACCTACCTGCGGGGCTTCGCGGTGGAAGTGATGGCCAACTCTGACAACGTGTTACGTGGCGGCCTGACCCCGAAGCACGTCGACGTGCCCGAGCTGTTGCGGGTGCTGGACTTCACCCCCACCACCGAGGAGCAGCTGCGGCCGCGCATCCGTCGCGAGGGCTTCGGGCTGATCTATGAGACCAAGGCCGACGAGTTCGCCGTCGCGCTGCTGGAGCTCGACGACGAGTACGTCGGCCACGAGGTGGACGCGACGTGCAGCCACGACGGTCCGCAGATCCTGTTGTGCAGCCAGGGTTCCACGACGGTGTGCGGCAAGTCCGGGTCGCTGACGCTGAAGCGGGGGATGGCCGCGTGGGTGGCCGCCGACGACGCCCCGATCCGGCTGGTCGCGCACGAACCCACCAAGCTGTTCAGGGCGACGGTTGGGCTGTGA
- a CDS encoding WhiB family transcriptional regulator encodes MASTPHTDIDPALDRPARPHLTVVPDAPMAFEPEPLPDPAADQWQDRALCAQTDPEAFFPEKGGSTREAKKICLGCEVRHECLEYALEHDERFGIWGGLSERERRRLKRGII; translated from the coding sequence ATGGCGAGCACGCCGCACACCGACATCGACCCGGCGCTGGACCGCCCCGCTCGGCCGCATCTGACCGTGGTCCCTGATGCGCCAATGGCTTTCGAGCCCGAGCCCTTGCCGGACCCGGCCGCCGACCAGTGGCAGGACCGCGCGCTGTGCGCCCAGACCGACCCCGAGGCCTTCTTCCCGGAGAAGGGTGGTTCCACCCGCGAGGCGAAGAAGATCTGCCTGGGTTGCGAGGTGCGTCATGAGTGCCTCGAGTACGCCCTCGAGCACGACGAGCGCTTCGGAATCTGGGGCGGTTTGTCCGAACGCGAGCGCCGTCGCCTCAAGCGCGGCATAATCTGA
- a CDS encoding TobH protein, producing the protein MNATQAIDLEDTEGLLGADRDGLLRAASSAGAQVRAIATAVAEGALDPLRADDRPRSIIWVAGRGTAETAGTMLAATMGGTASQPFTVANEAPPWVGPLDVLVVAGGDAGDPALAAAADTGLRRGARVVVTAPYEGPLRDATAGRAAVLAPRLSVPDEFGLCRYLAAGLAVVHALDPRPAVHLGLLADELDAEALRNSAARELFTNPAKLLAARIAERQVALAGDGAATLALARHGSSVLLRVANQVTPATGLSDALVALHGAASDGFEDPDAALFHDEEIDGPLPARLRVLAVVLAADQAAVAARTAGLDNVYLLAAEDVPDGPGGAAGYGVSPALGGPGSPEQQLAVLAVRLEMAAVYMRLVRG; encoded by the coding sequence GTGAACGCCACCCAGGCGATCGATCTCGAGGACACCGAGGGCCTGCTGGGCGCCGACCGCGACGGCCTGCTGCGCGCCGCGTCGTCGGCCGGTGCCCAGGTGCGGGCGATCGCCACCGCGGTCGCCGAGGGTGCGCTGGATCCGCTGCGCGCCGACGACCGTCCGCGCAGCATCATCTGGGTGGCCGGCCGCGGAACCGCCGAGACCGCCGGAACGATGCTGGCCGCGACCATGGGTGGAACCGCTTCCCAGCCCTTCACTGTCGCCAACGAGGCACCGCCGTGGGTGGGTCCGCTCGATGTGCTGGTCGTCGCGGGCGGCGACGCGGGCGATCCCGCGCTGGCCGCAGCGGCCGACACCGGGTTGCGCCGCGGCGCCCGGGTGGTGGTGACGGCGCCCTATGAAGGCCCGCTGCGAGACGCCACCGCCGGGCGCGCGGCGGTACTGGCGCCCCGGCTGTCGGTTCCCGACGAATTCGGGCTGTGCCGGTATCTGGCGGCCGGACTGGCCGTGGTGCACGCCCTGGATCCGCGACCGGCCGTCCACCTGGGGTTGCTCGCCGATGAGCTGGACGCCGAGGCGCTGCGTAACAGCGCCGCCCGCGAGCTTTTCACCAATCCGGCCAAGCTGCTGGCCGCGCGTATCGCCGAGCGTCAGGTGGCGCTGGCGGGCGACGGCGCCGCGACGTTGGCTCTGGCCCGGCACGGCAGCTCGGTGCTGTTGCGGGTCGCGAACCAGGTGACCCCGGCTACCGGGCTGTCGGACGCGCTGGTGGCGCTGCACGGCGCGGCGTCGGACGGCTTCGAGGATCCCGACGCCGCCCTGTTTCACGACGAAGAGATCGACGGCCCGCTGCCGGCGCGGTTGCGGGTGCTGGCCGTCGTTCTGGCGGCCGACCAGGCGGCCGTGGCCGCCCGGACCGCCGGGCTGGACAACGTCTACCTGCTCGCCGCCGAGGATGTCCCCGACGGGCCCGGCGGCGCGGCCGGCTACGGCGTTTCGCCGGCGCTGGGGGGCCCCGGTAGCCCCGAGCAGCAACTGGCAGTATTGGCCGTCCGGCTGGAAATGGCCGCGGTTTATATGCGACTGGTGCGGGGATAG
- a CDS encoding metallopeptidase family protein — protein MRGPLLPPTVPGWRSRAERFDMAVLEAYEPIERSWQDRLTELDVAVDEIPRISAKDPESVQWPPEVIADGPIPLARLIPAGVDIRGNSTRARIVLFRKPIERRAKDTVELGDLLHEILVAQVAIYLDVEPSVIDPTIDDE, from the coding sequence ATGCGCGGCCCGCTGTTGCCCCCGACCGTGCCGGGGTGGCGCAGCCGCGCGGAGCGGTTCGACATGGCGGTGCTGGAGGCCTACGAACCCATCGAGCGGAGCTGGCAGGACCGGCTGACCGAACTGGACGTGGCGGTCGACGAGATTCCGCGCATCTCGGCCAAGGATCCCGAGAGTGTGCAGTGGCCACCCGAGGTGATCGCCGATGGGCCGATCCCGCTGGCCCGGTTGATCCCGGCCGGCGTCGACATCCGCGGCAACTCCACGCGGGCGCGAATTGTGTTGTTCCGCAAGCCAATTGAGCGACGGGCTAAAGACACCGTCGAACTCGGCGACCTGCTGCACGAAATCCTGGTGGCCCAGGTCGCCATCTACCTCGACGTTGAGCCGTCGGTCATCGATCCGACGATCGACGACGAATAA
- a CDS encoding amino acid permease: MANRWRTKSIEQSIADTDEPGTKLRKELTWRDLVVFGVAVVIGAGIFTVTASTTGDITGPAIWVSFVIAAGTCALAALCYAEFASMLPVAGSAYTFSYATFGEFLAWIIGWNLVLELAIGAAVVAKGWSSYLGTVFGFAGGTANFGSAQVDWGALVIVVGVATLIALGTKLSSRFSAVVTAIKVSVVLFVVVVGVFYIKRANYSPFIPKAEAGSEAKGIDQSVLSLLTGAHSSHYGWYGVLAGASIVFFAFVGFDIVATMAEETKNPQRDVPRGILASLGIVTLLYVAVAIVLSGMVSYTQLKTVPGAGQANLATAFTANGIHWASKIISIGALAGLTTVVMVLMLGQCRVLFAMARDGLLPRSLAKTGSHGTPVRITVLVAVVVAVTASVFPITKLEEMVNVGTLFAFVLVSAGVMVLRRTRPDLERGFTVPWVPLLPIAAIAACLWLMLNLTALTWVRFGVWLVVGTAIYAGYGYWHSVQGRRGEGETEHGEALEADPRSPVP, encoded by the coding sequence ATGGCCAATCGATGGCGGACCAAGTCGATCGAGCAATCAATCGCCGATACCGACGAGCCGGGCACCAAGCTACGCAAGGAACTGACCTGGCGGGACCTGGTCGTCTTCGGCGTCGCGGTGGTGATCGGCGCCGGTATTTTCACGGTCACCGCGTCGACGACGGGCGACATCACCGGCCCGGCGATCTGGGTGTCGTTCGTGATCGCGGCGGGCACCTGCGCGCTGGCCGCGCTGTGTTACGCCGAGTTCGCCTCGATGCTGCCGGTGGCCGGTAGCGCCTACACCTTCTCCTACGCCACCTTCGGCGAGTTCCTGGCCTGGATCATCGGCTGGAACCTGGTGCTGGAATTGGCGATCGGCGCGGCCGTGGTGGCCAAGGGCTGGTCGAGCTACCTGGGCACGGTGTTCGGATTCGCGGGCGGCACGGCCAACTTCGGCTCGGCCCAGGTGGACTGGGGGGCGCTGGTGATCGTCGTGGGAGTGGCGACCCTGATCGCGCTGGGCACCAAGTTGTCGTCCAGGTTCTCCGCGGTGGTCACCGCGATCAAGGTGTCGGTCGTGCTCTTCGTGGTGGTGGTCGGCGTCTTCTACATCAAGCGCGCCAACTACTCGCCGTTCATCCCCAAGGCGGAAGCCGGGAGCGAGGCCAAGGGCATCGATCAGTCCGTCCTGTCGTTGCTGACCGGCGCGCACAGCAGCCACTACGGCTGGTACGGCGTGTTGGCGGGGGCGTCCATCGTGTTCTTCGCGTTCGTCGGGTTCGACATCGTGGCCACCATGGCCGAGGAGACCAAGAACCCACAGCGCGACGTGCCGCGGGGAATTCTGGCGTCGCTGGGCATCGTGACCCTGCTGTATGTCGCGGTCGCGATCGTGCTGTCCGGCATGGTGTCCTACACCCAACTCAAGACCGTCCCGGGCGCCGGTCAGGCGAACCTGGCCACCGCCTTCACCGCGAACGGCATCCACTGGGCGAGCAAGATCATTTCCATCGGCGCGCTGGCCGGACTGACCACCGTGGTGATGGTGCTGATGCTCGGCCAGTGCCGGGTCCTGTTCGCCATGGCGCGCGACGGGCTGTTGCCGCGGTCGCTGGCCAAGACGGGCTCGCATGGGACCCCGGTGCGGATCACCGTGCTGGTCGCCGTGGTGGTTGCCGTGACGGCATCGGTGTTTCCCATCACCAAGCTCGAGGAGATGGTGAACGTCGGGACCCTGTTCGCCTTCGTCTTGGTCTCGGCCGGCGTGATGGTCCTGCGCCGGACCCGGCCCGACCTGGAGCGCGGTTTCACGGTGCCGTGGGTGCCGTTGCTCCCCATTGCCGCGATCGCCGCATGCCTGTGGCTGATGCTCAACCTCACCGCGCTCACCTGGGTACGGTTCGGCGTGTGGCTGGTGGTCGGCACGGCGATCTACGCCGGCTACGGCTACTGGCACTCGGTGCAGGGCCGACGGGGGGAGGGGGAGACCGAACACGGCGAAGCTCTCGAGGCCGACCCGCGCAGCCCGGTGCCCTAG
- a CDS encoding DUF3499 domain-containing protein, with protein sequence MNVPRRCCRPGCPHYAVATLTFVYSDSTAVVGPLATAREPHSWDLCVNHAGRITAPRGWELVRHAGPLPTHPDEDDLVALADAVREGGDRGAPYAATPVNGFADAHIHHGGSQATAPSSSVLAPPEHRSGRRRGHLRVLPDPSD encoded by the coding sequence GTGAACGTTCCCCGTCGCTGTTGCCGGCCCGGGTGCCCGCACTACGCCGTGGCGACCCTGACGTTCGTCTATTCGGACTCGACGGCAGTCGTCGGTCCGTTGGCGACCGCGCGGGAACCGCATTCCTGGGACTTGTGCGTCAACCATGCCGGCCGGATCACCGCGCCCCGCGGGTGGGAGCTGGTGCGCCATGCCGGCCCGCTGCCCACCCATCCCGACGAGGACGACCTGGTCGCCCTGGCCGACGCGGTGCGCGAGGGCGGCGATCGCGGTGCGCCGTACGCGGCGACGCCGGTGAACGGCTTCGCCGACGCGCACATCCATCACGGCGGGTCCCAGGCCACCGCGCCCAGCAGCAGCGTGCTGGCACCGCCCGAGCATCGCTCCGGACGGCGCCGCGGACACCTGCGTGTGTTGCCCGATCCCAGCGACTAG
- a CDS encoding phosphomannomutase/phosphoglucomutase, with translation MSRPAATVHRVVKAYDVRGLVGEELDQPLVTDLGAAFAKLVRGEGAGQVVIGHDMRDSSPTLAAAFAAGVIGQGLDVVRIGLASTDQLYFASGLLDCPGAMFTASHNPAAYNGIKLCRAGAKPVGAETGLRLVAEDVIAGVEVYNGEPGSVSDRDVLADYGQFLRSLVNTSGLRPLRVAVDAGNGMAGLTTPAVLGPIGSITLEPLYFELDGSFPNHEANPLDPANLVDLQAYVRKTGADIGLAFDGDADRCFVVDERGNAVSPSTVTSLVAARELGREIGATIIHNVITSRAVPELVAERGGTPLRSRVGHSYIKALMADTGAIFGGEHSAHYYFRDFWGADSGMLAALYVLAALGEQDRPLSEVTADYQRYESSGEINFTVSDAGQCTEAVLKSFGTRIHSLDHVDGVTADLGDGSWFNLRSSNTEPLLRLNVEARTAEDVTAVVAQISAEITAMTAGVRAAP, from the coding sequence ATGTCTCGGCCCGCCGCGACTGTCCACCGTGTCGTCAAGGCTTACGACGTGCGTGGGCTAGTCGGCGAAGAGCTCGACCAGCCGCTGGTCACCGATCTCGGCGCAGCGTTCGCCAAACTCGTGCGCGGCGAGGGCGCCGGCCAGGTCGTGATCGGCCACGACATGCGCGACAGTTCGCCCACGCTGGCCGCCGCGTTCGCGGCCGGCGTGATCGGCCAGGGACTGGACGTGGTGCGCATCGGCCTGGCGTCCACCGATCAGCTCTACTTCGCCTCCGGGCTGCTGGACTGCCCCGGCGCCATGTTCACCGCGAGCCACAACCCGGCGGCCTACAACGGCATCAAGCTGTGCCGGGCGGGGGCCAAACCGGTCGGAGCCGAGACCGGCCTGCGCCTTGTCGCCGAGGACGTGATCGCCGGCGTCGAGGTTTACAACGGGGAACCGGGCAGCGTGAGCGATCGCGACGTGCTGGCCGACTACGGCCAGTTCCTGCGCTCGCTGGTGAACACCTCCGGGCTGCGCCCGCTGCGGGTGGCCGTGGACGCCGGCAACGGCATGGCCGGTCTGACCACGCCCGCCGTGCTCGGCCCGATCGGCTCGATCACGTTGGAGCCGTTGTACTTCGAGCTCGACGGCTCGTTTCCGAATCACGAGGCCAACCCGCTGGACCCCGCCAACCTGGTGGACCTGCAGGCCTATGTGCGCAAGACCGGCGCCGACATCGGGCTGGCCTTCGACGGCGACGCCGACCGCTGCTTCGTGGTCGACGAACGCGGCAACGCCGTGTCGCCGTCGACGGTGACCAGTCTGGTGGCCGCCCGCGAGCTGGGCCGGGAGATCGGCGCGACGATCATCCACAACGTGATCACCTCGCGCGCGGTGCCCGAACTCGTCGCCGAGCGCGGCGGCACTCCGCTGCGGTCCCGGGTGGGCCACTCGTATATCAAGGCGCTGATGGCCGACACCGGCGCCATCTTCGGCGGTGAGCATTCGGCGCACTACTACTTCCGCGACTTCTGGGGCGCCGACTCCGGGATGCTGGCGGCGTTGTACGTGCTGGCCGCCCTCGGCGAGCAGGATCGCCCGCTGTCCGAGGTGACCGCGGACTACCAGCGCTACGAATCGTCCGGCGAAATCAACTTCACCGTCTCCGACGCCGGGCAGTGCACCGAGGCGGTGCTGAAGTCGTTCGGCACCCGGATTCACTCCCTCGACCACGTCGACGGGGTGACGGCCGACCTGGGCGACGGCAGCTGGTTCAACCTGCGCAGCTCCAATACCGAGCCGTTGCTGCGGCTGAACGTGGAGGCCCGCACGGCCGAGGACGTGACCGCGGTGGTCGCCCAGATCAGTGCCGAGATCACCGCGATGACGGCTGGCGTGAGGGCCGCGCCGTGA